Sequence from the Zeugodacus cucurbitae isolate PBARC_wt_2022May chromosome 2, idZeuCucr1.2, whole genome shotgun sequence genome:
GGTGTACAATTTGACTTTGCTGGCAATGCTCATATCAACATATTTATCGCCAATAGACACGATTAAACCACCAATAATGCTAGGATCCACACGAGAAGTAATTTTCAATTGTTGGTTTCCCTTCAAGAATGActgaaaaacataaatattatttaaaaaataatgaacaaacattttaaaattttaattactctaAGAGCAGATTCCAACTGCTTGCTCTGAGAAGAATCTAAGGGTTTAGCAGTTACAACTTCACAAACAACTTCACCCCGGTGAGCAGCCATAATAGTCTTGTAGGCATTTATAACCGTGTCCAAATTTTTCAAACGCCCATTATCAGCTAAAAGTCCCAATAGGTTGGCAGTCGCTGGAGCCATCTTCAGCTTATCTGCAGTCTCCTTAAGGGTGTTTGACATTAGctttttgttaataattggATTGGTAACAGCCATGCGCAGCGAAGCATTGCTCTTTAAAGCTACTTGCAAAGCATTCAGATCCTTTTCCACCTGGTCCAACTGTTTCAACTTGGAAGCTGCTGAATATAGTGATGTAGCATAACGACCTTCAAGACCAAAAACTTGAACTGGTGGTTTTACAAATTGAGCTGTCGAACTGAGGGATCGGCTCTATAGAATGTAAAGAAAGCATAAATTACATAACCAAGAGTAACATGCAAATAACATATGTATTATGACATATGTGATCACATCCTTGAATAACATCTTATAGtactattaataatatattttcttaattcctAACCCAATTAGCGGaatcatataattatttaacataCCAAAAGACCAAGTTTATTAGCAGCAGCCATCCTGGAAAATCTGAATCTTTTCACAAACGTCGCTGAACAAATCTATTAACAATGACAACCAACGCTGCCAACTTAATTTGCTATTTGAAGAAAAGTTTGGCAACTCTACGATTACAGCATAATGAGTGAAGACTACACTACTAAACTTTTAAGACAAACCTAAACCGATAACTCGTAACGCTTTTTAATCTCAGACGTAAAAGGTCCATCACGTAGAAAGCGAGCCCGCTCATTTAAAATGTGATGTTGATAATCAACATCAATGCAAAAGTTAGTATTCAATATATGACAACTTAAAATTCAATAGGGAAAATAAATCGCAAAGaagattatattttaatacctATATAGTTCACACACCAATTtaccaataaaaatatgtataccattttgatttttcttattatttatttttaattcttcttcGAGAAACACGTACTGTCAATGTACTATcgattcaaaatttcaaatatgtatgttatcGTCCTTAGTAAAGCCGCAtaatttgacaaattttattactccaacaaataaaagaaaggaAATATTACAACTTACTcttcacatttcatttaaaaagttaGTAagtgacaaaaataaatattcattgagctgaaattgaaaaaatcttatataaaaatttcaaatatgtatcaGTTATCGTCCTTAGTAAAGCTGCATAATTTGACAATTTTAATACtccaacaaataaaagaaaggaAATATTACAACTAACTcttcacatttcatttaaaaagttaGTAAgtgtcaaaaataaatattcattgaactaaaattgaaaaaatcttatataaaaatttcaaatatgtatcaGTTATCGTCCTTAGTAAAGCTGCATaatttgacaaattttaatacttcaattcatttcatttaaaaagttaGTGagtgtcaaaaatatatattcgttggagtcaaaatgaaaaattcttaaatatctAAAACATTCCGCTGATGGACACTTTCAATACGTTTcttaatattaaagaaatttatgtTTGTGGTAATTTATAgaagactttttgaaaaatagacCTTTTAACGTTGCATTTACTTTTCATCTGAAATTTTATCACAGAATAATAGATaatcattatttaaattatacatatCACATAACTATTTGAAGCATACcttcttcatcatcatcatcgcctTCAGCATCTTCATCATCAAACATTTCCTCTGTAAAAGTgatattgaaaaacataaatacgACTAATATGGATTCTTTTAGCTGTACTAAAATGTACCTTCATTATCCTCATTATCATCTTCATCATCTTCTGGTTCCACCTCAATATCAGGTACTAAATAATACTGAAGAGGATTAGGCCAAAGATCATCTTTGATTAGTTCTGCTATCTCGTCATTAACAGGATCAGTGTTGTCTGAGAACCAGTCGAAAAATGTTTTATAGTCCGCAGGTCGTTTCCGCTTATTTTGTTGATACGGCTTTGTCATACATGATCTTATAAGATCTTTACCGTCCTTCCATTGTATGGGAGTGCTCGTCGATGATGGACAATCACTATTTTCAGCATCTGAATGgataacagaaaatatttaaaatattatataagtgaACAGCAACATAATACTTACTTCCCGATCCTAAGTGGAACTCTTTAGTAAGTACCTTATTTTCGAAATAAGGATTTTCGTCGAAGTAAAAGTGGATACGGTATCCCGATTTTATGTCTTCAAATTCTTCTACCTCTAATTTAGTAAGAGCGTGAAGGCATTCCTCCTCTTCTTCATCCAAAATGGCAGACACTTGTGGATGGTTAATAAacttgaaaaattaaacaaagacattgttaaaatttactaatttcaaaattatatattgatacaATACTAAATTGATTAACGAATGAATATGTATGCTTTATCAAATCGATGTGTATGTAAATCTAATTTGTGGAAAACAATAATGAACCTTGCCGTGATGTTTTTGGAAGGATTATGGATTTGTTTAATAGATATGTAATTACATGAATGGCTTAGTGACGACAGTCTTAGGCACAATGtctaataaattgaaaataatcaaaagcgataaataaaaactagCATGAGCGAAAATGTGTACACAAAGCGCCACGCCGTTTTATTACTAACAGCAGTCTCACACACACAGGTCGATATATCTGTGCCTTACTATATTGATATGAATGCTTTGTAGATGCCAGTAAAAAGGGTACGCGAAAAACGTGCAAAAAGACCGAATTAGAATACACAATTTTTACGTTTTCAGCACACATACAAAAAGTAACGTTACATACTATGAAtctataaaacttttttttttttacagatctTTAAGATTATTGCTGTTTTTGATAGCTGGTTTTATGTTTATTGATACAAAATACAGATTCTTACCGCTGTCACCCAGAAGTTAGGAATTCGCTTTACTAACTCGCTGCGTTTCTCGTAACAAGGCTTccttaatttattgtatttctgCTCTACTTTGAGTATTTCCTCGCTGGCCTTTTCATTAAGTGCATCAATCTCATTTTGACACGCATCAATTAATTCCAAAGCCTCCGATTCTTCCTCATTAGGTGCGTTTGCAGACGTCGCATTGCCATCACCATCGTTCGACAATTTGGCTTTTTTGCTCGGCAGACTGGACATGTCGATACTTAGttggtttaattaatttaagactTTTCCGCTTTTTATGAACTGTTACTGTACATACAATTGGTACAGTCGATACGCTGTTGCCGTTTTTTATTCACGAAGAAGCGCAATTTGTAATTCTTTGCTCTTTCCTTCTACCTCACTTCTAGAACACCTATTCAGAAAATGCCGCACAAATCTGTTGCAAAGTGACGATGAGAAATAAATGGCGAATACCATGAAAGCCGGCAATTCGCATGCATATGTTGGTAGCACTGTGCACATGATATTAGGGCTCAAGTTACCAAATGccaccaatttaagaaaaaatcatacTATATTAACAATCATAAGTTTTTCAATTCCACAACAGtataaagatatttttaatatttaaaaagttgcGATTTATTcaacttaattattaaaatattgtaataaaatgtgGAAATCACAAGTGCTCGTATTTTTGAGTATTTCTATGGGGATTGTACATATACCGATTTTAATACTAAATTATCAACTGAAAGGAAAAAGATAACCTTTTAGAATTAGTGTCACAGTAATAATTTGTACCAAATAAGTTTACGAAATaggatatataaatttaatgccCTTACTACCATCTCAAAAAAAGTGTGGACGGCTAATAATGATATCGTTTTTAAAGGTTACGATTTGTTAGACccttttcacacgggcaatttttagttttaatggagagggggcgacgaggagaggagatcgcgccgagtctgctgtgttcaggcaacacgctttgtgttcttacGTAACAGTgcgctgctacgtaacagtgttgcatttacacacattttaaaattaatgtttacaatatatttgaaaatttgaatttaatcatttaattttgtatgtaatttgaaaatacatatagaaataagcataatataattaaaatgtgttagaaaattgagaataacgataaaaattagttaatgaaatatatttttttgcttggaaacgatgcgtacaagaagttgagaaaattatatgaagagaatgacagaaaaacacgaacagagttgtcgaacaagaatttctcgtgtgaacgcaaggggcgacagcaaaagagaatcgcccgagattagcaacagaagttgcctgtgtgaaagtggacttaatacatttgttttaaaatacatCCCTACCgagtttaataatatatttgtctCTTTCACATAATTTTACTATTATCTCTTTCATAAAAGGCGCCGCGTGAAGTTGGCATATTTCTTCACAAGTGACcgataaatttttatgtttagaCGTAGACCAGTTTGAATTCATTGAATTGAATTACTTCTTGACCGTgtgaattattaatataaaaatataaaaaatgtctaCGACAGAAGCACAAATAGGTGTGAATACAAATTTGCAAAAacaggatcttgataatttggTAAGTCCCAAAATGTGCCAGGGAAAGGTGGAGCGCACCACAAAATGAGATGAAAGCAAAAACCAATTTTAGAGTTGTCAAGGGACAACGCGGCATATGTCAATTGCATCAAACTAATAATACGAGTTTTATAAATTCGTCTAAATTATACTTCTTTATTGTCATTAACCGGAACACCAATTATTAGTGTGAATTAATATTAATGTTACATTCAACATTTCCATATCAAGACTTTGCTTaacatagaaaaatattatatgcattCAAAAATCTGCcgtgaatgaaaataaatactgCACGTGGcgttaaaacacaaaataatttgGAAGCGATGTCAATATatctatgaaaatgttaatatcaaaattatgaataattgtaGTAAAGATACATTCACAGTAATATGTTCGTCAATAAATCATCTATTTCTGATGCAATATGAGGATTCTAACCTCATTTCAACGTAAGCAAACCATTTCGTTATTAGTTTTCTGAATGGTTTGCTCTAACTTTTCTCCAATGGATTGCTTTATAATGTttacatattatgtatttacAGGATTTAGAGAATTTAACTCCACTCTCTCCGGAAGTTATTTCGCGCCAGGCTACAATTAACATTGGTACCATTGGACATGTAGCCCACGGTAAATCAACCGTAGTAAAAGCTATTTCTGGAGTGCAAACTGTTCGCTTTAAAAATGAGCTGGAAAGAAATATTACTATTAAGCTCGGTATGtattataatttgaagaaattattttttgtagt
This genomic interval carries:
- the LOC105221621 gene encoding ATP synthase subunit O, mitochondrial, with product MAAANKLGLLSRSLSSTAQFVKPPVQVFGLEGRYATSLYSAASKLKQLDQVEKDLNALQVALKSNASLRMAVTNPIINKKLMSNTLKETADKLKMAPATANLLGLLADNGRLKNLDTVINAYKTIMAAHRGEVVCEVVTAKPLDSSQSKQLESALRSFLKGNQQLKITSRVDPSIIGGLIVSIGDKYVDMSIASKVKLYTDVITSSA
- the LOC105221620 gene encoding protein SET yields the protein MSSLPSKKAKLSNDGDGNATSANAPNEEESEALELIDACQNEIDALNEKASEEILKVEQKYNKLRKPCYEKRSELVKRIPNFWVTAFINHPQVSAILDEEEEECLHALTKLEVEEFEDIKSGYRIHFYFDENPYFENKVLTKEFHLGSGNAENSDCPSSTSTPIQWKDGKDLIRSCMTKPYQQNKRKRPADYKTFFDWFSDNTDPVNDEIAELIKDDLWPNPLQYYLVPDIEVEPEDDEDDNEDNEEEMFDDEDAEGDDDDEEDEK